The following are encoded in a window of Impatiens glandulifera chromosome 5, dImpGla2.1, whole genome shotgun sequence genomic DNA:
- the LOC124939189 gene encoding uncharacterized protein LOC124939189, with protein MSLSGYVAHKLSKNKPGNRSDIGWEYGIDVDSNSKKVKCKLCSKIFSGGIYRFKHHLSCTHKDAEPCISVPDDVKLKTVDKIFQMLDAIVEEVGEENVVQIVSDNAANYKLVGELLMEKRKRLYWTPCAAHCIDLMLEDFEKKIHVHTLTIQSAKSITSSRNWKSSSFSSTVDGKKIEAMVIGSRLWSNIITCLKAARPLIKVLRMVDSDVKPAMGFIYEQMDEAKEKIRVNFNNIKRNCDFKSNFQIKKGLYSCIERMITDENMISKIDSQLESFKNARGLFGSKFAKMAISTKSPAEWWDSYGDECPELQMFAIRILSLTCSSSGCERNWSAFEMVHTKRRNYLHQQKMNDLVFVMYNMKLNDTQVLRKYVEDVSSDDEWITKENDAYNSSSSQTRLFIDSTESRENEEEICEEDGEKEGVERDDDDEVDDYVEVDDAMDDLDNFDVNNETNVDDLIS; from the exons atgtcattatcGGGTTATGTTGCTCATAAGTTAAGTAAGAATAAACCGGGAAATAGATCTGATATTGGTTGGGAGTATGGAATTGATGTTGATAGCAATTCTAAGAAAGTTAAATGCAAATTATGCTCTAAAATATTCTCGGGTGGAATATATCGTTTCAAACATCATTTATCTTGTACACACAAAGATGCTGAGCCTTGTATTAGTGTTCCTGATGATGTGAAATTAAAG ACAGTGGATAAGATATTTCAAATGTTAGATGCAATTGTAGAAGAAGTTGGAGAAGAGAATGTTGTTCAAATAGTTAGTGACAATGCTGCTAATTACAAATTAGTTGGTGAGTTGTTgatggaaaaaagaaaaaggttaTATTGGACTCCTTGTGCTGCCCATTGTATTGATCTCATGTTAgaagattttgagaaaaaaatacatgttcATACCTTGACAATTCAGAGTGCCAAAAGCATAACAAG TTCAAGAAATTGGAAATCAAGTTCATTCTCGAGTACGGTTGATGGAAAGAAAATTGAGGCAATGGTTATTGGTAGTCGATTATGGTCAAATATAATTACATGTCTCAAAGCTGCGAGACCTCTAATTAAAGTACTTAGAATGGTGGATTCAGATGTTAAGCCTGCCATGGGTTTTATTTATGAACAAATGGATGAAGCTAAAGAAAAGATTAGAGTCAACTTCAACAATATAAAGAGAAA TTGTGATTTTAAATCTAATTTTCAGATTAAAAAGGGTTTATATAGTTGTATTGAAAGGATGATAACAGATGAAAATATGATAAGTAAGATAGATAGCCAgcttgaatcatttaaaaatgcaaGAGGATTATTTGGTTCTAAATTTGCAAAAATGGCAATAAGCACAAAGTCTCCAGCTGAATGGTGGGATTCTTATGGTGATGAATGTCCAGAGCTACAAATGTTTGCTATTAGAATACTTAGTCTTACTTGCAGTTCATCTGGATGTGAACGGAATTGGAGTGCATTTGAAATg GTGCATACAAAGCGTAGAAATTATCTACATCAACAAAAAATGAATGACTTGGTATTTGTCATGTACAACATGAAGTTAAATGACACGCAAGTATTAAGAAAATATGTTGAAGATGTTTCTTCTGATGATGAGTGGATAACTAAAGAAAATGATGCGTATAATTCATCGTCATCTCAAACACGTTTATTTATAGATAGTACTGAATCTAGAGAAAACGAAGAAGAAATATGCGAGGAAGATGGTGAAAAAGAAGGAGTAGaaagagatgatgatgatgaagttgATGATTATGTTGAAGTTGATGATGCTATGGATGATTTAGACAACTTTGATGTTAACAATGAGACAAATGTTGATGATTTAATTTCTTGA